The Gammaproteobacteria bacterium genome contains a region encoding:
- a CDS encoding transposase encodes MKNSDGRSLDHSTLEYIRLQAVKAVRKGMSPREVGEIFGMHRSKVYEWVKKAKEMGLATLNAKPVPGRKSFINEQQEGILVFWLCAFTPLDFEFSTVLWTTEMIKTLIERKFSIYMSRSAVGRFLRRINLTPQRPVYRAIERDQFSVDNWINKEFPRIKELASNEGAIIYFLDEAGARTDYHAGTTWGLEGLTPIIPSTGGRYRINMIAAITSEGKMHFQIGPSSLNGGAFVEYLKILAQENSCPIYIVTDGYSAHHAKVVKEYLETTNGKVKIFFLPTYSPHLNPVELVWSNIKTQGIARHLIRNVEELKNKATQLLEDLKKSPEKVRELFKEESVQYAI; translated from the coding sequence GAATGTCTCCTAGGGAGGTGGGCGAGATTTTCGGTATGCACCGATCGAAGGTGTACGAATGGGTGAAGAAGGCAAAAGAGATGGGTCTAGCTACGTTAAATGCGAAACCTGTCCCTGGAAGAAAATCCTTCATCAATGAACAGCAAGAAGGAATACTCGTATTCTGGCTGTGCGCATTTACCCCATTGGATTTTGAATTCTCGACAGTCTTATGGACAACTGAAATGATAAAGACATTAATAGAGAGGAAATTTTCTATTTACATGAGTCGTTCCGCGGTGGGCCGTTTTTTGCGCCGCATTAATTTAACTCCACAACGGCCAGTATATCGTGCGATAGAGAGGGACCAATTTTCAGTAGATAATTGGATTAACAAAGAGTTTCCTAGAATCAAAGAGTTGGCAAGTAATGAGGGTGCTATAATCTATTTTCTTGATGAGGCTGGGGCGCGCACCGATTATCACGCGGGTACAACTTGGGGGCTAGAAGGTTTAACTCCCATAATTCCCTCCACTGGTGGACGTTATCGCATAAATATGATCGCTGCGATAACTTCTGAAGGAAAGATGCATTTCCAAATAGGTCCCTCATCGCTCAATGGTGGTGCGTTTGTTGAATATCTAAAAATTTTGGCTCAAGAGAATTCATGCCCCATCTATATTGTAACAGACGGGTATTCTGCCCATCATGCAAAAGTAGTTAAGGAATATCTGGAGACGACAAATGGAAAGGTTAAAATATTCTTTCTTCCCACCTATTCTCCACACCTTAATCCTGTCGAGCTAGTATGGAGCAATATTAAGACACAAGGAATTGCGCGTCACCTTATTCGTAATGTGGAGGAGTTAAAAAATAAAGCTACTCAACTTTTAGAGGATTTAAAAAAATCGCCAGAGAAAGTCAGAGAACTTTTTAAAGAAGAATCCGTCCAATATGCTATTTAG